A stretch of DNA from Deltaproteobacteria bacterium:
GACCCTTCTGTTCCCGACGCTACCAAACGTGAGCGTAAAGCGCAGATCTACGAATCCCTCGTCACCCGTGTCCAAGATGCACCATTTCATCATCCACGACATTATCTTCATCTAGCCAAGCAGAAGTGGAACAATCCGAGACTGATGCAGTTTCGAACGTACAACAACAACCAGCATTATTTCCAGGCGTTGCTCGATGAGAATCAAGGTGATGTATTGGAGTTTATGAAAGCAATGAATCGAATTGCTCGTAACCATAGCTCACCCATGGATTACCTAAAGAACAATTATTCAAAGAGATAAATTAGGATGCAGCTTTGGCTGCCGGTGGCATTCCGCCCTTGATAGTGTCAGAAGAGCACTCCGTATCACTGTCGGAATAATCGACCTGATGCACAACATTTGGTGTAACCGCATAAGCCCAAAGCGGATCTGCAAGCGCAAAACGCTCGAGAATGTCAGCTCGGATATGCTGATGAAACATCGCAGGCAAAAACTCATCCACAGGAATCAAATCTTGCTCATAACCAACGCTTAAAAGCTTTTCTGCACCACTTCGAGTGACCATGTAGCCATGGGTACAATAACTAAAGCCCGGCACACTTATGAAGTTTCGAATCTGAAACGGATCGGGCGTCATAGCATTACGTCCCAGATAAAGAAGGTCCCACTTGCCTTCCTCGCGAGCATGCCGACAAAAGGTCAGTGCACGTTCAAACAAATATTTAAAATGTCTATCGAAACCCGCGTCATCTTCCAGGATTAAGACTTCGTCGAGTTCTTCCTCAACAACCTTCTTCCAGATATTCACATGACTCAGCGCACAGCCTATTTCACCCTGACGAATTTCACGCTGGTAAAAATGCACTGGTAAATCCGAGTTCTTCCAAGCATCCCAGACACCGTAGTTACCCTGTTCCATGAATTTATCATCGATTTGGCTGCCATCTACCGCTGGAAAAAACTCAAATTTCTCCCGTACCTCAGGTGGAAGGTCCAATGCTTCAAGGCGGTTTTCCATCTCAGCACGTCGGTCGCTTCGACGAGGTAGATTAACAATAAATACTTTATCCAATTGCTTCACTATGAGTCGCTTCCTGTATGGCCCATAGCATCGAGGCCAAATAAATCGCTTAAATGCATACCTTTAAACTCAGGTAAAATACTGAGGGTCGAACCGATTGGGTCTGCGCCTTCACCCTTAAGCGTGAAGTAAAATACGGGGCGCGCTACTTGAGAAGCATTTTGACCACCGCAGTGAAATAGACGCGAATTCATAATGACCAGAGACCCACACTCGCCGTGCAGAGGAACAGCCTCACTGATTTGTATGGTTTCAGGGAATTCTAGATGTGTCTGAGGCCAAGCCAGAAGTGGTCCCATCGTTAAATCTTGATCTCGAAGTGGGATAAAAACAGAATACATCTCAGCCACATCCCCGGTGTGACGAACATCAGGATGCGGAGGTTGTCGTTTGGCTCCGGGATAACTGACCATGCAAGAAAACTCGACGACCTCGGGATTATCCGTCAAACGGTCTCCAAGGATTTCACCAACAAGCGGTACCGCCTGCGCGAAAACCTGTTCCGCAAAGCCTGCATACAATAGTGGCACATCACTGCGATGTTCCGGCTCAGCTATTTTGACAGGAACAGTTTCACGTAGTCGGCTGATGGATAGAAGCAGGCGCTCGCATGTGTTGCGGTCACAAAAACCAGGAATCAAAACCACGCCTTGCTCTTCAAGCATCCGGGACGCTGCTCCGCTTTCGACATCAGCTTCGCTCGCAACGTAATGCTTACGCCGCTCAAGCATCCTCACGAGAACTGGGTCTATGTCAGATGACTCTCGTTTCAAAATCGCGCTCTTTCCTCGGACCACAGGCCCTCAGAAAGAGTTTCGACGGATTTCTATAGAACTTTAGTAGACTTTACCGGATTTGG
This window harbors:
- a CDS encoding glycosyltransferase family 25 protein — protein: MKQLDKVFIVNLPRRSDRRAEMENRLEALDLPPEVREKFEFFPAVDGSQIDDKFMEQGNYGVWDAWKNSDLPVHFYQREIRQGEIGCALSHVNIWKKVVEEELDEVLILEDDAGFDRHFKYLFERALTFCRHAREEGKWDLLYLGRNAMTPDPFQIRNFISVPGFSYCTHGYMVTRSGAEKLLSVGYEQDLIPVDEFLPAMFHQHIRADILERFALADPLWAYAVTPNVVHQVDYSDSDTECSSDTIKGGMPPAAKAAS